A genomic stretch from Lathyrus oleraceus cultivar Zhongwan6 chromosome 2, CAAS_Psat_ZW6_1.0, whole genome shotgun sequence includes:
- the LOC127122497 gene encoding uncharacterized protein LOC127122497 yields MKKSKVNETELKESETDEDELNESEANKTEENHDNVHGGGEVHDDVSSNDTKDENYNYDSALEITFNDEFYEYDDELVEEDEMDNIIDYVHEDDQEGNNKNEKEKWEENKEEFKGSDNESDDLESGCESDDSNGARKNKYPMFK; encoded by the coding sequence ATGAAGAAAAGTAAGGTAAATGAAACCGAGTTGAAGGAAAGTGAGACAGATGAAGATGAGTTGAATGAAAGTGAGGCAAATAAAACTGAGGAAAATCATGATAATGTGCATGGGGGTGGTGAGGTGCATGATGATGTTAGTTCTAATGACACTAAGGATGAGAACTATAATTATGATAGTGCTTTGGAGATAACATTTAATGATGAATTTTATGAGTATGATGATGAATtggttgaagaagatgaaatggatAATATAATTGACTATGTACATGAAGACGATCAAGAGGGAAACAACAAAAACGAGAAAGAAAAGTGGGAAGAAAACAAGGAAGAATTTAAAGGGAGTGATAATGAGAGTGACGATCTAGAAAGTGGATGTGAGAGTGATGATAGTAATGGAGCTAGGAAAAATAAGTACCCTATGTTCAAGTAA